The Apium graveolens cultivar Ventura chromosome 6, ASM990537v1, whole genome shotgun sequence genome contains a region encoding:
- the LOC141668781 gene encoding F-box/FBD/LRR-repeat protein At1g13570-like: protein MASDAKTRQFEYGGAAVDRISSLPTSLMDSILERLPTDDAARTSVISKTWRDVWRMHPRIHLDENLISELVFEKFSELDEHTQLLELSQTITDIFSAHRGPVLDFLLFIPENLPIHQTLDMAIWIRNISDSGVRKLKLLNKSLYNPFIVPSHFFSCSQLTHLTLVNCELIPPFGFGGFCNLISVELKYVGIYADMSLGTQLKELDMEVCTGIEHLGCQFNCENKLTSLRIVDCEAIYYQWFECIQKLQVLELGMNELPSTGKQVITLDKLVHNMPRLSSLFLDGFFLKILKPGAASFMRLSRTMENLKYLYLHCIELYELDQSQHVLCLVRSSPNLQLLKIDLSFS from the exons ATGGCTAGTGATGCGAAAACTAGGCAATTTGAATATGGAGGCGCAGCAGTTGATAGGATCAGCAGCTTGCCCACAAGCTTAATGGACTCAATCCTAGAACGCTTACCGACTGATGATGCGGCAAGGACAAGTGTTATCTCTAAAACATGGAGGGATGTGTGGCGAATGCACCCCCGGATACATTTGGATGAAAATTTAATCTCAGAATTGGTTTTTGAGAAGTTTTCTGAGTTAGATGAACATACTCAATTGTTAGAACTTTCACAAACAATTACTGATATATTTTCAGCTCATAGAGGCCCAGTTTTGGATTTCCTTCTTTTCATTCCTGAAAACCTGCCTATTCATCAAACTCTAGATATGGCTATATGGATTAGAAACATATCAGACAGTGGTGTTAGGAAACTGAAGCTTCTTAATAAATCACTCTATAACCCCTTCATTGTGCCCTCTCATTTCTTTTCCTGTTCGCAATTAACTCATTTGACCCTCGTGAACTGCGAACTAATTCCACCCTTTGGATTTGGAGGATTTTGTAACCTGATTAGTGTTGAACTTAAGTATGTCGGAATATATGCTGACATGTCATTAGGCACTCAACTGAAGGAATTGGATATGGAAGTTTGCACTGGGATTGAACATTTGGGATGCCAGTTTAACTGTGAAAATAAGCTCACTTCATTGAGAATCGTTGACTGTGAAGCAATTTATTACCAATGGTTTGAATGCATCCAAAAATTGCAAGTTCTTGAGCTTGGGATGAATGAATTGCCAAGTACCGGTAAGCAGGTGATAACTTTGGACAAGCTAGTCCACAATATGCCTAGACTCAGTTCTCTTTTTCTTGATGGCTTCTTTCTCAAG ATTCTGAAACCAGGTGCAGCTAGTTTCATGAGGCTTTCAAGAACTATGGAGAACTTGAAATATCTGTACCTGCACTGTATTGAATTGTATGAATTGGATCAGAGTCAACATGTTCTTTGTCTGGTCAGAAGTTCACCTAATCTGCAACTTCTTAAAATCGATCTG AGTTTCAGTTGA